Genomic window (Vampirovibrionales bacterium):
AAATGTGCTGGATAATTTTTCTTGCAGTGTGTTTCCAGAACAGATCTCACCTTACGGATAATATCAATAGGATTTCCGACACCTTCGGCAAGAAAGTCATTTAATTCAAAAAAGCTCTTTCTCGTGACGAGTTCGTGTCTCATCTTCAATATCCCAAGCGGTTATGTTTGTATTTATTTCTCCAACTCGAATCAACTGAAGAGCTTTCCTTTCAGGCGGGGTTAGCTTTTCCCAAACCTGGTAAAGGAAGCGCATATCATAGAGAGAGTACAATCACTTGAGCGCAATTTTGAACGCAATTTTTAATTTGCCTGACAGTGTTGTTCCGCCTGAAACTGTCTTGGCTTGTAAATGGATCGTCAAAGACAACAATACGATTAGCCCTATCAGGGTCTTGCTCTAAACGGGCCAAGAAGAATGCTAGAGCTAACGTACTCTTATCTCCAGAACTGAGGGTATTCTTGAAGCTCGGTGTATCTAGCGGCGTGTCCGAAGCACCAATGTTTACAAGGGTATCATTTATGACAATCTGATAACTTGTGTTTGGAGCACCACCAGAACGAGAATGAGAGACCCCTTGAATTTTGTAACCGGCATTAAACTGATCTAAAAATCGATTGATGGTTTGTTCATAGGGTGCAATTGCCTGGTTGGTATATTCATCGAGCCGGGTTTTTACATCTGTTTTTTGCGTTTCCAGGACCGTTTTTTCTGTGAGAAGTTGCTGGTAGCTTTGGCATAGTGTTTCACACACTCGAAGATGTCTATTCTTTGATGCGTTTAATGTTCCAAGTTCGGCTTGAATGGTTTGAACATTCGCACTT
Coding sequences:
- a CDS encoding AAA family ATPase; translated protein: SANVQTIQAELGTLNASKNRHLRVCETLCQSYQQLLTEKTVLETQKTDVKTRLDEYTNQAIAPYEQTINRFLDQFNAGYKIQGVSHSRSGGAPNTSYQIVINDTLVNIGASDTPLDTPSFKNTLSSGDKSTLALAFFLARLEQDPDRANRIVVFDDPFTSQDSFRRNNTVRQIKNCVQNCAQVIVLSL